In Astatotilapia calliptera unplaced genomic scaffold, fAstCal1.2 U_scaffold_192, whole genome shotgun sequence, the genomic window cctccatttcaCTCTACCTCTAGCTTAAAGTGGTTGTATATCACCTGCACATTAACACCAGTAAGACAACGGAGATGGTGGTTGACTTCTGGAGAAAACCAACACCTATCATACCAGTGAACATCCATAGTTTGGACATCAGGGTGGCGGACAGTTACAAATATCTGGGGGTTCACCTTAAAAGTAGATTGGAGTGGTTTGATTACTGGTCCAAGGCTATGTACAAGAAGGGTCAAAGTTGGCTTCTGGGTCTTTTTGATCGTGCAGGACATTACTGAGGACTTTTTATGACCTGGTGAGGTCTATTGCaattttttatgcagttttctgCTGGGGAGGTGGCAGCACGGAGAGGAACCAGAAAACAACTTAATACTCTAATGAAGAGGGCCAGCTTTGTCATGGCCAGTCCTCTAGCCGCAGTGTAGGACGGCCCACCATTTTTGTGTATGTATTATCATTCCCACTGcactttttatacatatattttgttttgttgtttaatcTCTGTGGTGTGGCTTTTAGTgtatattagtgtgtgtgtatatagtaCATTTtctacaaaaatgttttagtcttgtattttattgatttttgcatttttaaaagtattagCTTTTTTGTaagtcttgttttattttctgtttttattgttttctaatATATAATTACTTCACATTTTGTCTCTGACCCTTGTGCTGCTGTAGCAAGTATATTTGCCCAATGTGGGATTATTATAATCTCTATATATTTAGCCGTAATATAAATACCAAATATTTTACATGTATTACATTTCTTAGTTAGTTATCGATCCTCCTTATAGAAAATATCTAAGGGGAGTATTGAGTTATCTGAGCTCGATTAgctgtgccttcacaatcaggGTCACTTGCGAGCTTTGAAAAATAGATGGAACCTAAACGTCGAAGCTGTTATTAAGTTTCATTTAAACGTAATCCTATGGACCGCCTAGCATCTTTTGCAAGTAAGTTTTAGTAATATGTCACAGATACACGTATCCACTTCAGCTTTAAAGTGTTATCGTCTATCATTTTTGGGGTTATTATCTCAGGTTAGCTATATTAAGCTGGGTCTGCTATGCTAACATTAGCGTTAGCGTGCAGCGATGCTAACACGGCGTGTTAACTACTTTAACAGCCTTTGGTGCCTTTTGTTATTGAGCTGCTTTTCAAACGGTGATGAAACATTATCATACATGGCGCTTTAAAGTTAGCATGTGTGGTTTAGCTTAAAGCTCGCTGTAAAGCCTAATAAATTGAAATCTGCAGTCTTGTTTACATTGTAAGCTCGTTTCATGTAAAGAAATGTCAGCTGATTTGTTATACAACCCTACCTGGTGACTTAAAGTGTTAAAATCACGTGATTTCAGATGACCCCTCCGATAAACCGCCGTGCAGAGGTTGTTCATCGTATCTGACTGAGCCTTATATCAAATGTGCAGAATGTGGACCCTCACCTTTCCTGCTGTGCCTCCAGGTGAATCGGTCACAAAAACTCTTAAATTTACCTGCAGACAAACCCAGTCCGACTGAAACTAAACATTTTGTTTCCCTTCAGTGCTTCACCAGAGGATTTGAGTACAAGAAGCACCAGAGTGATCACAAATATGAAATCATGGtgagtgaaataaaaaacaaacaaacaaacaaataaaatcttaTCCAGTGTGGCTGTCTTTCAACATCAATGTTCATCTTTCACCCCGTTATGCAGACGTCAGATTTCCCCGTGCTGGAGCCTGGGTGGACAGCCCAGGAAGAGATGGCCCTGCTTGAAGCCGTCATGGACTGTGGCTTTGGAAATTGGTTAGTATTTTCTAGTTGTTTGGTGAGATTTCCTTATAAACTACATACACATGTCCTTATTTCTTAAAAAGCCTGAATGCTAAGATTTATGACATGCAGTCCAGTTTCCAGAGGTGGGGTACAAGCTAAACGGGTTATTGGTCTGTCgcaggactaacacagagacagataaCTGTGCACACTCACATTCATCTACTGTCACTTTAGAACAAGTTAACCTAAAAAGCAGTCTCTGGACTttaggaggaagccagagtatctAGTATTGTGCCTTATTTGGCCTGTGGCTTCGAACACAGCTTCTACTTGCTCTCAGGCAGCAAAAATAACCACTAACTTATTTTCCAACataaatttttcatttaatggCAATTGCATCTCTTTAAGCTAATTTTTCAGATCATTGTGCATAAAAAAATCTCTAAACATCTGTTACCGACAGTAACAAAGATAACAAGTGAACGAAATGTTGCAGAGAATTTCTCTTGTTTGCTTCTTTGTCTGCAAACTTCTACACAGTCAGGAGTTAAGCAAGCAAACTtggcacatacagtggggcaaaaaagtatttagtcagccaccgattgtgcaagttcccccacctaaaatgatgacagaggtcagtaatttgcaccagaggtacacttcaactgtgagagacagaatgtgaaagaaaaatccatgaatccacatggtaggatttgtaaagaatttatttgtaaatcagggtggaaaataagtatttggtcaataacaaaaatacaactcaatactttgtaacataacctttgttggcaataacagaggtcaaacgtttactataggtctttaccaggggcctgttcttcgtacctcgctaagtaggttagccggattagattgttgacgattttgcgtgatcctggatcagtcggttccccgaagctcatccgggacttgctgtcatagcaacagagccgtaagcgtaaacctgctcgggagcaggtttactttatgtaaacaggattagatcgcggccacgcaggtatatccgcttcatttatacgaaagcaacagcgatatttttccactgtttcaccataaataaatattatcaatgtaactaaagataatgcagcacttgatccttttattgatgtcacacagatacatacaggtcatttcctaaaaagggaaatgtactattaacattctattacatgtatgtgattattacagatgtaattcatatttcagagtagtaattgtaaattacttcgtgtaatcaagatgagagaccacggctataaaagcgaaggtggatttgggaagcctgtcgcagccatgtcctgtccgtatacgcgagcaacccattgcggaaggtgcaagattgataaggagagtcctcagaattcagcgtatattgcgggacagacaggatcctttagctcagcgtgacagtgtgctcattgagagatatcgatattcccgtgagggtattatttacttaactaacttgttgacgagggggtgcaggaccaccacctgtctttttttgctctgtccttttcttggttgctgttatgaacaa contains:
- the LOC113017711 gene encoding transcriptional adapter 2-alpha-like translates to MDRLASFANDPSDKPPCRGCSSYLTEPYIKCAECGPSPFLLCLQCFTRGFEYKKHQSDHKYEIMTSDFPVLEPGWTAQEEMALLEAVMDCGFGNWLVFSSCLVRFPYKLHTHVLIS